In Pseudonocardia sp. C8, one genomic interval encodes:
- a CDS encoding TIGR02206 family membrane protein yields MSVPGGTAPDVFVPYGATHWWALGVGAVVGVLLVLVARRLRGRPAATTFARGLAVAILAFHIPLQVRRLTPAHWNLEFSLPLQLSDLAWVVAAYALWSGRRWACAATYYWGLTLTPQAMLTPALDAPDFPHVDFVSFWGQHLFLTWVAVVLTWGAGIRPTWRGMWTTLGVTAAWAAVTVVFNAVAGTNYGFLNRKPDNPSLLDLLGPWPWYVAVEFVLVVAGWSLITWPWVRRRDRADATPPAPPTPR; encoded by the coding sequence ATGAGCGTGCCCGGGGGTACCGCGCCGGACGTCTTCGTGCCCTACGGCGCCACGCACTGGTGGGCGCTCGGTGTCGGGGCCGTCGTGGGCGTGCTGCTCGTCCTGGTCGCCCGCCGGCTCCGCGGCCGGCCCGCGGCGACGACGTTCGCCAGGGGGCTCGCCGTCGCGATCCTCGCCTTCCACATCCCGCTGCAGGTCCGGCGCCTGACCCCCGCGCACTGGAACCTCGAGTTCTCGCTGCCGCTGCAGCTGTCCGATCTCGCCTGGGTCGTCGCCGCGTACGCGCTGTGGTCCGGCCGCCGGTGGGCGTGCGCGGCCACCTACTACTGGGGCCTGACCCTGACCCCGCAGGCCATGCTCACGCCGGCGCTGGACGCGCCCGACTTCCCGCACGTCGACTTCGTCTCCTTCTGGGGACAGCACCTGTTCCTGACCTGGGTGGCCGTCGTGCTCACCTGGGGCGCGGGCATCCGCCCGACCTGGCGCGGGATGTGGACCACGCTCGGGGTCACGGCGGCCTGGGCGGCGGTGACGGTGGTGTTCAACGCCGTCGCGGGCACCAACTACGGGTTCCTCAACCGGAAGCCGGACAACCCGTCGCTGCTGGACCTGCTCGGGCCGTGGCCGTGGTACGTCGCGGTGGAGTTCGTGCTCGTCGTCGCCGGCTGGAGCCTGATCACCTGGCCGTGGGTGCGCCGGCGGGACCGGGCGGACGCCACGCCGCCCGCACCACCGACCCCACGATGA
- a CDS encoding glycoside hydrolase family 16 protein, which translates to MPAEDPADPSARPADQRVPRPGAPTAAERHGWGTPLPASDEFDYTGPPDPARWHHAGECWPGHAGNGGRCASRSTVDGTKLVQTGLADGDSAWVASRLDQQYGRWEARVRSEGTGPDNGRRYHPLLIIWPSSDRWPEDGEYDFLENGAPGEPCAEAFIHYPHGRGPVQQEFVRETDCGAPLSEWHNVAIEWTPDHIKGFIDGDEWFSFSGGALGSRRDIQAMPSGHLTIQLDNFFGGNMQPATYEVDWVRIYDLDG; encoded by the coding sequence GTGCCCGCGGAGGATCCCGCCGATCCGTCCGCCCGCCCCGCCGACCAGCGGGTCCCCCGGCCCGGCGCCCCCACCGCGGCGGAGCGCCACGGCTGGGGAACGCCGCTGCCGGCGTCGGACGAGTTCGACTACACCGGACCGCCGGACCCGGCGCGGTGGCACCACGCCGGCGAGTGCTGGCCGGGGCACGCCGGCAACGGCGGGCGCTGCGCCAGCAGGTCCACCGTGGACGGTACGAAGCTCGTGCAGACCGGGCTGGCCGACGGCGACTCGGCCTGGGTCGCGTCCCGCCTGGACCAGCAGTACGGCCGCTGGGAGGCCCGGGTCCGATCCGAGGGGACCGGCCCCGACAACGGCCGCCGGTACCACCCGTTGCTCATCATCTGGCCGTCCTCCGACCGCTGGCCGGAGGACGGCGAGTACGACTTCCTCGAGAACGGGGCGCCCGGCGAGCCGTGTGCCGAGGCGTTCATCCACTACCCGCACGGGCGCGGCCCGGTCCAGCAGGAGTTCGTCCGCGAGACCGACTGCGGCGCACCGCTGTCCGAGTGGCACAACGTCGCGATCGAATGGACCCCGGACCACATCAAGGGCTTCATCGACGGCGACGAGTGGTTCAGCTTCTCCGGCGGCGCGCTGGGCAGCCGTCGTGACATCCAGGCCATGCCCTCGGGCCACCTGACGATCCAGCTCGACAACTTCTTCGGCGGGAACATGCAGCCGGCGACCTACGAGGTCGACTGGGTCCGCATCTACGACCTCGACGGCTGA
- a CDS encoding DUF808 domain-containing protein, with protein sequence MSGGLFALLDDVAALVRLTATSLDDIAGAAGRAGTKAAGVVVDDAAVTPRYVHGLKPERELSIIWRIAKGSLRNKLLIILPVALLLSQFAPWLLTPILMLGGIYLCYEGAEKIWEKLAGHEPAPEEQDEHAATEPAEHEKTVVAGAVRTDFILSAEIMVIALNEVASQGFVPRALILALVAVAITVLVYGVVALIVKMDDLGLALAARGTGAVSTVGRGLVRAMPIVLTTLSVVGIAAMLWVGGHILLVGIDELGFHPPYAFVHHLEVLVHDATGALGGFLGWLTNTVGSAILGIVVGALVVALMHLIPKRRKGTAHA encoded by the coding sequence GTGAGCGGCGGCCTGTTCGCGTTGCTCGACGACGTCGCGGCGCTCGTCCGGCTGACCGCCACCTCGCTGGACGACATCGCCGGTGCGGCCGGGCGCGCCGGGACGAAGGCCGCGGGCGTGGTCGTCGACGACGCGGCCGTCACCCCGCGGTACGTGCACGGGCTCAAGCCCGAGCGCGAGCTGTCGATCATCTGGCGGATCGCGAAGGGCTCGCTCCGCAACAAGCTGCTGATCATCCTCCCGGTCGCCCTGCTGCTGAGCCAGTTCGCCCCGTGGCTGCTGACCCCGATCCTCATGCTGGGCGGCATCTACCTGTGTTACGAGGGCGCGGAGAAGATCTGGGAGAAGCTCGCCGGGCACGAACCCGCACCGGAGGAACAGGACGAGCACGCGGCCACCGAGCCGGCGGAGCACGAGAAGACGGTCGTCGCCGGGGCGGTCCGGACCGACTTCATCCTCTCCGCCGAGATCATGGTCATCGCGCTGAACGAGGTCGCCTCGCAGGGCTTCGTCCCGCGCGCGCTCATCCTGGCGCTCGTCGCCGTCGCGATCACGGTGCTGGTCTACGGCGTGGTCGCGCTGATCGTGAAGATGGACGACCTGGGCCTCGCGCTCGCCGCCCGCGGCACGGGCGCGGTGAGCACGGTCGGACGCGGGCTGGTGCGGGCCATGCCGATCGTGCTCACGACCCTGTCGGTCGTCGGGATCGCGGCGATGCTCTGGGTCGGCGGGCACATCCTGCTCGTCGGCATCGACGAGCTGGGCTTCCACCCGCCGTACGCGTTCGTGCACCACCTCGAGGTGCTCGTGCACGACGCCACCGGCGCGCTCGGCGGCTTCCTCGGCTGGCTGACGAACACGGTCGGCTCGGCGATCCTCGGGATCGTCGTGGGTGCGCTCGTCGTGGCGCTCATGCACCTGATCCCGAAGCGGCGGAAGGGCACGGCGCACGCCTGA
- a CDS encoding amidohydrolase, translated as MSPDLADLYRDLHRHPELSFAETRTAAIAAARLRDAGYRVTEGVGGTGVVGVLRNGAGPTVLLRADMDALPVAEDTGLDYASTVRATGREGEETAVAHACGHDMHVTCLVGAAAELASTPERWRGTLLVVFQPAEEAGAGADAMLDDDLFGRFGTPDVVLGQHVAPLPAGMLAVTAGPAFAASDTIRVTLHGSGGHGSRPETTVDPVVLAAATVLRLQTVVSREVPATETAVISVGLLRAGTKENIIPDSAELGLTVRSYTAPVRDRVLAAIERIVRGEASASGAPEEPEIRIVESFPPVLNDADAVERTRGALATVTTLPVVDPGPVTGSEDVGRFATAAGAPCVYWLLGGADPAGFAGCSSADEIRHRVADLPSNHSPRYAPVIEPTLSTGVAALVAAAREWLPA; from the coding sequence GTGAGTCCCGATCTCGCGGACCTCTACCGCGACCTGCACCGCCACCCCGAGCTGTCGTTCGCCGAGACCCGCACTGCCGCGATCGCCGCCGCCCGGCTGCGTGATGCCGGGTACCGGGTGACCGAGGGCGTCGGCGGGACCGGGGTCGTCGGCGTCCTGCGCAACGGTGCCGGCCCGACGGTGCTGCTGCGCGCCGACATGGACGCGCTCCCGGTCGCCGAGGACACCGGCCTCGACTACGCCAGCACCGTGCGCGCCACCGGTCGCGAGGGCGAGGAGACCGCCGTCGCGCACGCCTGCGGGCACGACATGCACGTCACCTGCCTGGTCGGGGCCGCGGCCGAGCTGGCGTCCACACCGGAGCGCTGGCGCGGGACGCTGCTGGTCGTGTTCCAGCCCGCCGAGGAGGCAGGCGCGGGCGCGGACGCCATGCTCGACGACGACCTGTTCGGCCGGTTCGGGACCCCGGACGTCGTGCTCGGCCAGCACGTCGCCCCGCTGCCCGCCGGGATGCTCGCCGTGACCGCCGGGCCGGCGTTCGCCGCCAGCGACACGATCCGGGTGACCCTGCACGGCTCCGGCGGGCACGGGTCCCGCCCGGAGACCACCGTGGACCCGGTGGTGCTGGCGGCGGCGACCGTGCTGCGGCTGCAGACCGTGGTCTCCCGCGAGGTGCCGGCCACCGAGACCGCGGTGATCAGCGTCGGCCTGCTGCGGGCCGGGACGAAGGAGAACATCATCCCGGACTCCGCCGAGCTGGGGCTGACCGTGCGGAGCTACACGGCACCCGTCCGGGACCGGGTCCTCGCCGCGATCGAGCGGATCGTGCGGGGCGAGGCGTCGGCGTCCGGGGCGCCGGAGGAACCGGAGATCCGGATCGTCGAGTCGTTCCCGCCCGTGCTCAACGACGCCGACGCCGTGGAGCGGACCCGTGGCGCGCTGGCGACGGTGACGACCCTGCCGGTCGTCGACCCGGGCCCGGTCACCGGCAGCGAGGACGTCGGCCGGTTCGCGACGGCGGCCGGGGCGCCGTGCGTGTACTGGCTGCTCGGCGGGGCGGACCCGGCCGGGTTCGCGGGATGTTCCTCGGCCGACGAGATCCGGCACCGGGTCGCGGACCTGCCGTCGAACCACTCGCCACGCTACGCGCCGGTGATCGAACCGACCCTGTCGACGGGTGTCGCGGCGCTGGTCGCGGCCGCCCGGGAATGGCTGCCGGCATGA
- a CDS encoding glycosyltransferase family 2 protein encodes MATNPDEPTWVGELDRLDVTRDLEVAPRFGAARLLVTVGGTPQGQVTVPLRRGRATVADLEAAVAPLGPVGDVDPAPVSDDPVTVVIATRNRPESLARCVRAVLASDHPALSVIVVDNDPDDERTELAVVALDSPRVRYVREPRRGASAGRNRGLAEARTGIVAFTDDDTEVDAGWASRIAGAFAADPELACVSGPVLAARLGSPEERAADVALAWNKGFVPRRFSLAEPPADSAIFPFAPGLFGIGANLAVRATAARSVGGFDEAMGPGTPTHGGEDCEFLVRMVLAGHVLGYVPGAYLWHHHRPDQEALASQLEGYAVGLGGFLTKVALSPQGRSTALRRLPAAVTRLRHISEREAGAGDALPAAGALQRGTRLARGGWAYLRYARLLRRNGGAVPPMLLPRRNSTVPGHVFRAAHPDRDPAPGADPAPGADRDAAPEPAIVPAPRPAEAAAVVS; translated from the coding sequence ATGGCCACGAATCCGGACGAACCGACCTGGGTGGGCGAGCTGGACCGGCTCGACGTCACCCGTGACCTGGAGGTCGCCCCGAGGTTCGGCGCCGCACGGCTGCTGGTGACGGTCGGGGGGACCCCGCAGGGGCAGGTCACGGTGCCGCTGCGGCGCGGCCGCGCCACGGTCGCCGACCTGGAGGCCGCCGTCGCACCGCTGGGCCCGGTGGGTGACGTCGACCCGGCCCCGGTCTCGGACGACCCGGTCACCGTCGTGATCGCGACCCGGAACCGCCCCGAGTCCCTCGCCCGGTGCGTGCGTGCGGTGCTGGCGTCCGACCATCCGGCACTGTCGGTGATCGTCGTCGACAACGACCCGGACGACGAGCGCACCGAGCTCGCCGTCGTCGCGCTCGACTCGCCGCGGGTCCGCTACGTGCGGGAACCGCGGCGGGGTGCCTCGGCCGGGCGCAACCGCGGGCTCGCCGAGGCCCGCACCGGGATCGTCGCCTTCACCGACGACGACACCGAGGTCGACGCCGGCTGGGCGTCGCGCATCGCCGGCGCGTTCGCCGCCGACCCGGAGCTCGCATGCGTGTCCGGGCCGGTGCTGGCGGCCCGGCTGGGCAGCCCCGAGGAGCGGGCCGCGGACGTCGCGCTGGCCTGGAACAAGGGCTTCGTCCCGCGCCGGTTCTCGCTGGCGGAGCCGCCGGCCGACTCCGCGATCTTCCCGTTCGCGCCCGGCCTGTTCGGCATCGGCGCCAACCTGGCGGTGCGGGCGACCGCGGCCCGCTCGGTCGGCGGGTTCGACGAGGCCATGGGCCCGGGCACGCCGACCCACGGCGGTGAGGACTGCGAGTTCCTGGTGCGGATGGTGCTGGCCGGGCACGTCCTGGGCTACGTCCCGGGCGCCTACCTGTGGCACCACCACCGCCCGGACCAGGAGGCGCTGGCCTCGCAGCTGGAGGGTTACGCGGTCGGCCTCGGCGGCTTCCTGACCAAGGTCGCGCTGTCGCCGCAGGGCCGGTCCACGGCGCTGCGGCGGCTGCCCGCGGCCGTCACCCGGCTGCGGCACATCTCCGAGCGCGAGGCCGGCGCGGGCGATGCCCTGCCGGCCGCCGGTGCGCTCCAGCGGGGCACCCGGCTGGCCCGTGGCGGCTGGGCGTACCTGCGGTACGCGCGTCTGCTGCGGCGCAACGGCGGTGCGGTGCCACCGATGCTCCTGCCGCGCCGGAACAGCACCGTGCCGGGACACGTCTTCCGGGCCGCCCACCCGGACCGCGATCCCGCTCCGGGGGCGGACCCTGCCCCGGGGGCCGACCGGGACGCTGCCCCGGAACCGGCGATCGTGCCGGCCCCGCGGCCCGCGGAGGCCGCCGCGGTCGTGAGCTGA
- a CDS encoding tetratricopeptide repeat protein: protein MHLDALPWTTGDASAPADRWERATYLFDSGDHVAAARVLAELVTEQPAATAIRLLLARAYYHSAQLGRAETELRALLDVAPSDGYAHLLLGRTLQRRSRHDEAAPHLRLAAAMGVTDP from the coding sequence ATGCACCTCGACGCCCTGCCCTGGACGACCGGTGACGCCTCGGCCCCGGCCGACCGCTGGGAGCGGGCGACGTACCTGTTCGACTCCGGCGACCACGTCGCCGCCGCCCGGGTGCTCGCCGAGCTCGTCACCGAGCAGCCGGCCGCGACGGCGATCCGGCTGCTGCTGGCCCGCGCGTACTACCACTCGGCCCAGCTCGGCCGGGCCGAGACGGAGCTCCGCGCGCTGCTGGACGTGGCCCCGTCCGACGGCTACGCGCACCTGCTGCTCGGGCGCACGCTGCAGCGACGGTCCCGGCACGACGAGGCCGCGCCGCATCTGCGGCTGGCCGCCGCGATGGGCGTCACCGACCCCTGA